Within the Miscanthus floridulus cultivar M001 chromosome 17, ASM1932011v1, whole genome shotgun sequence genome, the region atgaaatagaattgattgttcaactcttgcttgaaagtagaacaggtgcttatatagaccgGATAGTTAATAACTTAATATggttgataataataacataaataaggactcgctattagtattgctttctgcaaaaaaaacCAAGCAAACCATAAAGTTATTCATGTTCCttagagtcgagaaattattcccactagtcggataagtcttacgagtacattgtgtactcaaggtatatttacccctattgcaggtaatgcatgagaagtacctttgtgtggaggattcttctggtgggctcagacagatcctcgttcttatcgctagatgtttattttaaatttcgtTGTTTATTATtccacactctgacatttggtaatgtaataatgtaatttttaagaaactctgatgtatgaaatggacccgtattgtaactcgttctcattattggatccttgagaaaaatgtggatctttcgagttctccctcgaggtgtgcccgacggataccgtccgttgtagcttgctttcggggtgcttagtgtctggtgaaaaACGAACACCTCCGTAATcatgttatttcggacggttctgccacaaaagCTCCCGAGGTCCTTTGGCGAATGGCGTCATGTACCACCTACTCGAGACAAATCTATGAAAGGAACCTCGATTTTCTTGAAGAAAAATCCACACAACATAATGTGATAGTCCCGAGAAAATCATGCATCACATTGATAATATCCAGCTTGTACCACACTTCATACATCACGAATACCTGTTTAATGATTACTACATCACCACTTTGGCAGAATTACACACACAAAACAACATCAGGGTAGAGCATAGCGCGATAGCCTGCCACTATAAAGTATTAGAGATGCGTCTTAATAAGAAATTAGAAATATTTACGGTAGTCAAACAGAACGGCCCGCAATCGCCCTGTCTGTCATACAAGGATGAGCATGAGCAAGCCTAGCATACATTTCTCTGCAGTTTAGTTATCATAAAGAGCAATTAAGTTTCCGAGCATATATTAGGTACTCAAATGCAACTCTTTGCCATTGTGTATGATTACCTTGAGTTTAGGAGTGGATCAAATAAGGTGCTTATCGGCCATGGATAGGATGAAAATAAATTGGCTGCATTCTCTTCTTTGCTCCTAGACCTGAGCATTTTGCAGATCGGGCCGAGTTTGTGCCGGACCGAAAAAAAGCCTTGTTAATTTGGGTCGAAAAAGTCCTGCCCATGACTGTTCCACTGGGCAGGTCGAGCCTAATTTTTTGGGCCGGCCTGGGCCTAGGTGGGCTGCTCGCACATTTTATAGTGTAAAATAGCAAAAACAGCATTTCAGGCAGGGTTCGGACCAAGAAAAAAATTTCTAGGTAGCGGGATATGTGCCAGGGCCCTGTCCAGTAAGATTCGTGGATGGGCTAAAACCCATCGGGCTTGGGCTAGACCCGTGGGCCGGGTCGGGCAAGAAAAAATTTTCTGGGCAGCGGGATATGTGCCCAGGCCCTGTCCAGTAAGATTCGTGGACGGGCTAAAACCCATCGGGCTTGGGCTAGACCCGCGGGCCGGATCGGGCCAGGCTCTATTTGCTCCTATATTTAAACCCATTCGCGTCATAAAAAGAAGCTGCCCAATGAGATGACATCAACAAACATAAACCTTGCAGAGGTTAATCATCGAGTACCAACCATcagcttgttcgtttggctgtggcttatcgtaaacgtaaatttctagccagaacagtatttttctctcacacaaaccagtcagcagaaCCAGTAacaatatgaaccagccaaccgaataggCTACATGATCCATCCAAGTAACCGTACACTGACTAAAGAAGGAAGAAGCTCATCATGCGCACACTCTTTGCACAACTGAAGGAGCTGCATGAATTAGGTAGCGCTGTGGGCTGTAGCGAATTAAGGGCGCGTTTGGTTGGCATCCAACTCACGCCGCATGTCGTCGTGCCGCAAGTGCGGCATGCCGCATCGTCCAAACACTCACACTGCTGTTCGCCACATGTTTGGCCGCCGCCGCATGCGCTAGTTCATTTTTGCGCCGCTTCTCGCCAACTGTCCGGCGGACGAATCGACCGCCAAAGTCTGGGGTGCGGCCGCAGTTGTGGCGTGTGCAGTTACGGCGGCAGCCAAACGCGCCCAAGTGCCCTTTGCTCACGCCAAGAAAGTTCGATTAGCACATCGGTAAACTGGGACTGTCTACCAGAAATGGTACACAAATAATGATTGACAAGAGACCCAGAGAAATGGTAAATTAAAGCCTAGTACTacttgctggctggtttggtatgaaagaaaaacacggttcccggctgaaaatttacgatcgtttataagcaagcgaacaggctgatgtgTAGACTAGTTATGTAacaccaaaaaaaaaactaaggccatgtttagttcatcTAAAAAAAGTTTAGATCATATCTCGTTGAATGTTTGACAtatatataaagtattaaatatagattaaaaaataaccaactgcacagattacgactactttacgagacgaatcttttacgcttaattagttcatgatttgacaatgtggtgttaCAGTAACATATGTGCTAATAGCGTATTAATTAGGCTTGATAAATTTGTCTCGTGGTTTactgacagattctgtaatttattttttttattagtattcaaacaccccatgcaacaccTCTATATAATACTGAGACAACTTTATACCATGAATTTAAAGAAGGCCTAGGCGTAAACACTAAACATAATAATTATTTAATTGCAGTGGCAGAGCCACAGGAACCAGGGTGGCATACCCTGCAGGCCCAGTACGTGAGATTCGCTGCTGAGTGCTGACTGCTTGCTGGTTGTGTGTGTGCGACTACGCCAAGATCACAACTGCCTGTCACCGAGGTGGGAATGGGATTCAATCTCCGATATTTCCTCTTTTTTCCGTTGTAGAAAATTCTATCTAATTTAAAATTACATTGCTAATATCATTGAGTCATTCCACGGGCAGCGAGATCAGGGATTCGTCTAACATCAAAGACGATCGAGATTGTTGTAAAAAAAAGACAGATTGCAACAATTCAATCAATATATATCATGTGAGCATTTGTGCAATCACACGTGAGGACTGACGATTTAATCCATGCAAATGCAATTTATTTAATTGTTTAGCATTGTGTTTATTTTTTTTCGGAAACTGTTTAGCATTGTGTTTTGTAGGTGTAAAGAGAAGCATAGACATTACGTATCTTTTTTTATTCGCAAAAAAAAGACATTGCGTATCTTTTTGAGAAGCATACAGCTTCCGTTTATACCTATATTTTTAATTTGTTTCTTTGTCTACTACTGTGCGGTGGTATAGATTGATATAAGTGCGGCAGCCGCTAGCCTCCTCTCCTCCCCCACCATCTCTGCACATCCGCAGCTCGCGCGGTCGGCCACCTGAGCACGCCAGGCCAGTCCAACCTCTCCAAGGAACCAAGAACCATCCATCCCGCGACCGACCGGCCATGCCAAGAGTCGTcgtcggcggtggcgcggcctACAAGGGCGGCATCAAGGGCTACTGGAAGCGCCGCGGCTACGACCGGCTCGACGCGGCCGCGGCGCAGCGCCGCCCGCGCCTCCCGACCGCGGAGCTCGGTGGCGGCGAGGCGCAGCCAAAGCCGCAGCGTCGCGGGTGGCGCGTTCGCCGCCGGCGCGCGGGCGTGCTCGGCCGGCGCCTCCTGCGCGCGCTCTCGCCGCTGCGGCTGCTGGCGCGGCTCCGCGACGCCTACGTGAacgccatgctccgcctcgcgtCCTCCGCCGCCGTGGCCGGCTACGGCGCCGCCGGCCCGTACTGCACCGCGGCCGACCCGTTCGCAAGGCCGCGGCCGCTCACCAGGGAGTACGACGAGAAGGcgctcgtcgagatctacagatCCATCCTCGCGCGCGGCGGCGAGGCCGGGCCGCCGGTGCTCGCCGCCGCGCGGCTGCCCGCGGCGGTCTGAACGGATGACGACGGGACTGGCCGCCGGGTGACGCTGGTCGGTACGCGCGCGGGAGCTTGCTGCCACGCTCTGCCTACTCATCTTGCCTCATGCAAGACTCGTGTACGCTAGAATTTCGCTTTCATATATGTTGCACAGAGAACTTGCATGTCAAATGAAAGTTTCATGTCATTATTCCAGTACCAAATACTTTGAACCTGTGAATCTGAATTGTTCCCAAGAATTTGGAACGAACTTGTGTAGTAAATGCGGAATTCACGTGATCCTGTGAGAATCGTACCAGTTTAATTGAATTCTACGGAATTACAGTGTTATTATAAAACGGGCAAAATTAGTACTGATACAGACGggtcgtttcgctgaaatttagcttttgtaatgcttatgctgatttgttagagagaaaaatattatttattcatTGAAAAGGACCGAAGTAGTTCAAACGTAACAGGCCGCAGGGCTATATTCGACGAACACTGGTATTTTCAGTGCGCCACATCCACATGAGTACCTACAACGCAAGCTGCTTGCTAATGCTTGAGTACCACATGGTCACAGCGTCTAAAGAATGGGACTCGTTAGCAGCCCTTCatcctatttatttatttattgtttagCTGATGAATGGCTCTGTACGTCTCACTTCCTGTGATTGCTCTGAATATATAAAATATACAAGATACCGAAGGATCgttattcggcctgttcgctggttggtggctggttggtttttgggctggtttaggctggctggtgctggttttatgtgagaggaaaatattgttagttgcctggtttgggctggttgaaaccaacaagcgaacagggtgatgatCTGAAGTGATTGTACCGGTAGCTGCAGGTCAACTGAACTCCAGCTTCCCACGTAAGGCGTGATGCCTTCCTTGGTGCTAATAGTATATACATCAAAATGGTGACACATCGCGATCGCTGGTATGGCCCTGTTCTAGGGTAGTATTTTTAacgaataaataatatttttttctcgcgCCCAATCAGCGTAAACCAAATTTTAGCGAAATCACCGGGGCCTATCTGCTCTTCCTCTACGACTAGTAGACAACTTGGGTAGCAGAACTGCAAAAGATTGAGAGACTGAAGGCTGCAAGGCATATTCCAAATTTTGTACTATCAGATTGAGAGACAGAAGCCTGCCTACTCTACTAGGCAGTACAGTACGTATGTAGAATCAGGTGAACTCAAAAGCCCCCAGCGACCGTGAATCTGTGATCTTTGGTGGCCGTGGCGCCGGTGCCACTTGCCACGTCCACGTCTCTCGGTCTTTGTCAGTTGGCACCTCCTCCCCACCGCATCGGACAatcggtctgttcgctggttggtttttaggTTGGTTTAGGCTAgttggtgctgatttattgtgagagaaaaatactattagctggctggtttgggctggctgaaaccaacaagcgaacaggacgaatATGCAGATGCGGCAGCTATTGGACACCAAATATTGGCATATTTGCCTTGCCCGGCGCCTGCCATCATCACGCACGCACGCGCGGCATGGTCATAGGGCCTTGCAGGACTAGGACACCGGCTGACCGGACGAACATCAGCTACCACCATCACAAAATCCGCAGGCGTCGCGTCATTAGTGCGCGGTGGAGCGCGCACCCGGTCACTGTCGCCACACAAAGGATCAAGATGTTCCAGAGAAAGATGAATTAGATTAATTTTAAAATTTATTGTAATAATTAAACTCTATACTTAATTTATTtcatcccttgtgcctagaatgtgttcttattattctatcgcacaaaagttttacgtcctaggtttcaatcctactctaacatgaCAATTCTAAAAatgtaaagaaaaaaaaatgaattgctcaaatgtaaatgcttaaagtaaagagaggagaaggaacgcggcaatgttttgccgagatatcggagagtcgtcactccccactagttctcgttggagcacccacgcaagggtgtagctccccccttaatccgcgcaaggaatcaagtgCTCCCTaagggctgattcttcgacactctgtcgcggtgaatcgtccacagccgctcacaacttgagttaggtcatccacaagctccgtcagatgatcaccgaactcccgatcaccaccaaaccgtctaggtaatgacgatcaccaagagtaacaagtacaaactctcacttgaccacaacaagcctaatgagaagggtggatgcacacttgctactctccttgcactaataaggtcttaatcttggattctcaaatctcaatcacctcactaggcttttgctcttctttgcactctcaaaggtgtttctcagctgaataaATAGGCAAGAGACCTCTCTTgaacgagtggagtaagtatttataccctctcattcaaaacataacgtttggaggctgaataatcactctgcggggtgaccggatgctccggtcagtacgATCAATTATCCCCGTCACTGTGTTAGAAAGAGCCATTAAGttttgaccggactctgacctgcgtccagtcagcactgatcGAACGCGTTCGATCAGaaatctccctctctggaacctctctggagtagACCGAACG harbors:
- the LOC136518923 gene encoding uncharacterized protein; protein product: MPRVVVGGGAAYKGGIKGYWKRRGYDRLDAAAAQRRPRLPTAELGGGEAQPKPQRRGWRVRRRRAGVLGRRLLRALSPLRLLARLRDAYVNAMLRLASSAAVAGYGAAGPYCTAADPFARPRPLTREYDEKALVEIYRSILARGGEAGPPVLAAARLPAAV